The Pontibacter pudoricolor genome contains a region encoding:
- a CDS encoding T9SS type A sorting domain-containing protein, translating to MKNINNYLPDTDSVPLKKLQLLWRFAMVVLVLFIVNSSAIAQIAPVSPPTGGFDIDGNLRANLTNLNVGDWVAGPGGTGGFVFNNDGTVNGDLNAQLVRDPYNDRADIIFTEGSKFNANPGTWAWSVSKAPNKNDINNAMYLVTRDASNNDWIIIGGDRLSTSGTSYIDFELLQKPVTRNGTGNGFTTSGTEGGRTVGDLVVSMEYSNGGSKPIVRIYRWQEVSPGVYDYVLPTRDLSALVFAETNRTGAVDVPFLGFGSTSYAQYAFVEAAVNVTGVLRELADPCAGLSIRTIFIKTKASDSQTAALKDMVQPIPVTINFGSATIAYGGPYCPLGTASVTQTGVTGGTYSSTSGLSINATTGEINLATSTPGTYTVTYTYITNGCEKTTPATVVINANPAAPTLSPTQPTCTTPTGSVTVTAPVGTGLEYSLNGGTWQTGTTFSNLAAGSTYSVRVKNSTGCISSPSTGTLDSQPPTPAAPTAEVDQPTCTVATGTIRVTSSIEGLTFSINSTNPADFTNTTGVFGMLTPGSYIIRSKSGVCISDGVTKVVNSQPPTPLTPELSVTQPTCAVAAKITITSSTSGLKFSLDGGPYADYPAGGYTGLSAGSHSITAQNASLCVSPAATETINAIPNPPSAPTVTIVDASLCGPTTATVTVTCPLNTTAEPNRYAYSNNGGAYQASPVFGNLAAGSGFSITVKDNVTGCISSATTCNNYTTASCTQTASATIQTQSSVQSLKGTEAKPTDDQVTAYPIPFYDKTTIEFTLEKSGKYVINLYDMKGKLVRELKSGTTKAGETKSIEVDGRELAEGMYLTRIESASGTKTVKLLKRR from the coding sequence ATGAAAAACATTAACAATTATTTACCCGACACGGATAGTGTTCCTTTAAAAAAGCTTCAGTTACTATGGCGGTTTGCTATGGTAGTATTGGTTCTATTTATTGTTAACAGTTCAGCTATAGCTCAAATAGCGCCAGTATCACCTCCAACGGGAGGTTTTGATATTGACGGTAACCTGAGAGCCAACCTTACCAATCTTAACGTTGGAGACTGGGTTGCAGGACCAGGAGGCACAGGAGGATTTGTATTTAATAATGACGGGACTGTTAATGGAGACTTGAATGCCCAGCTAGTAAGAGACCCATACAATGACAGGGCTGATATAATTTTCACTGAAGGTAGTAAGTTTAACGCTAACCCAGGTACCTGGGCCTGGTCAGTGAGCAAGGCGCCTAACAAAAATGATATCAACAATGCCATGTACCTGGTTACAAGAGATGCCTCCAATAACGACTGGATTATTATTGGCGGAGACAGGTTATCTACAAGTGGCACCAGCTACATTGATTTTGAGCTATTACAGAAACCTGTAACGCGAAATGGAACCGGCAATGGCTTTACAACTTCAGGAACTGAAGGTGGAAGAACAGTGGGTGACCTTGTTGTTTCGATGGAGTACAGTAACGGAGGATCTAAACCAATTGTAAGAATCTATCGCTGGCAGGAAGTTTCTCCTGGCGTTTATGATTATGTGTTGCCGACAAGAGACCTGAGTGCCCTCGTATTTGCCGAAACAAACAGAACAGGAGCGGTGGATGTGCCTTTCTTGGGGTTTGGAAGTACCAGTTACGCGCAGTATGCTTTTGTAGAAGCAGCCGTGAATGTGACAGGAGTCCTGAGGGAATTAGCTGACCCCTGTGCCGGGCTTAGTATCAGAACCATCTTTATAAAAACAAAGGCTTCTGACTCGCAAACAGCGGCGCTCAAAGATATGGTGCAGCCTATACCTGTGACGATAAACTTTGGTTCTGCTACAATTGCTTATGGAGGCCCTTACTGCCCTTTAGGGACTGCCTCTGTTACGCAAACGGGTGTAACTGGCGGTACATATAGCAGCACCTCAGGATTAAGCATTAATGCTACAACAGGAGAAATAAACTTAGCTACCAGTACCCCCGGTACCTATACAGTTACCTACACTTATATAACAAATGGCTGCGAAAAAACTACTCCTGCTACAGTTGTTATCAATGCCAATCCTGCAGCGCCAACCCTATCACCAACGCAACCTACCTGTACCACTCCTACAGGAAGTGTGACCGTAACGGCCCCGGTAGGAACAGGCTTGGAATATAGCCTGAACGGCGGCACATGGCAAACCGGCACAACGTTCTCTAATCTGGCGGCAGGAAGTACTTATAGTGTAAGGGTAAAAAACAGTACTGGCTGTATCTCTTCTCCTTCAACCGGTACGTTAGATTCCCAGCCTCCTACTCCCGCTGCCCCAACTGCTGAAGTTGACCAGCCAACCTGTACAGTAGCCACTGGAACTATCAGAGTAACTTCCTCTATCGAAGGGCTCACTTTCAGTATTAACAGCACTAACCCTGCGGATTTCACTAACACTACCGGGGTGTTCGGTATGCTTACTCCTGGTAGCTACATCATTAGGTCGAAGAGTGGGGTTTGTATATCTGATGGTGTAACTAAGGTAGTAAATTCCCAGCCTCCTACACCGCTTACGCCAGAGCTTTCGGTTACGCAGCCTACATGTGCTGTTGCGGCCAAAATTACTATTACTTCCAGCACTTCGGGCTTAAAGTTTAGTTTGGATGGAGGACCATATGCTGACTATCCAGCAGGAGGTTATACAGGCCTTTCTGCCGGATCGCACTCCATAACTGCTCAAAACGCCAGCCTTTGCGTATCGCCAGCTGCTACTGAAACCATAAACGCCATTCCCAACCCTCCGTCTGCACCTACTGTAACTATAGTAGATGCCAGTTTGTGTGGACCTACTACTGCTACTGTCACAGTAACCTGTCCGTTGAACACGACTGCAGAGCCAAACCGCTATGCATATAGCAATAACGGAGGCGCTTATCAGGCTAGCCCTGTGTTTGGTAACTTAGCTGCCGGATCTGGGTTTAGCATTACTGTTAAAGATAATGTGACCGGGTGTATTTCAAGTGCTACTACCTGTAATAACTATACAACTGCCAGTTGTACTCAAACAGCATCGGCTACTATTCAAACTCAATCCTCTGTTCAGTCACTGAAAGGCACAGAAGCGAAACCAACCGACGATCAGGTAACGGCTTACCCGATACCTTTCTATGATAAAACAACTATAGAGTTTACATTAGAGAAAAGCGGGAAGTATGTAATTAACTTGTATGATATGAAGGGCAAGTTGGTTCGGGAGCTAAAATCAGGAACTACTAAAGCTGGTGAAACTAAGTCTATTGAAGTAGATGGAAGAGAGTTAGCAGAAGGCATGTACCTGACTCGCATAGAAAGTGCATCCGGTACAAAGACGGTTAAATTATTGAAGAGAAGGTAA
- a CDS encoding T9SS type A sorting domain-containing protein, translating to MKELINYSTGTRRVQVKNQLASWRNTRALLAAFFLFTTSVIAQNPNPKGVPGKAGDFEIDGDFISGNCTTPTCVSTGIDWRSVLKQTTPPSGYAIPGETNVANENAIWIVDGNSGSGVIASNIEVETFAGTSNKNGNFIAPGQSPYSIDTSNPSAPQKNDLTNIYVRSKEVSGDTWLHMGAETRSVDGTSYLDFEYNQAGISKTTTQMFGPASLATTGGRTPRVGTVAGDLLFVVDFSKGGNTPIPLVFEWQQVTKANKTTYAWVNIPIPAGLAYIVTNGNDVEPAGDNTAFAGDGSASNTTMALQFVEMGVNLTDLFGTFDPCSPDATMLVKTRTSSSYTSELKDFSLFNFAIVPPALMQDIDPVAVCPGEDALFVATVSGSGASGANIDWYKVVTPDDPNTMANEEVLSSELVTGGRITITTAALSSTLAIADVEAGDAGTYKAVLTGATCGAPFEYTTLTINTIDDPIVTLLEPSICDSRPTGTLSVCNPLVGADYYLEQLDENGDPVSTYNQSKLDYASGTLIFTGLVAGYPFRLTVRKDGCEAVATCDDIVTTCPTALAPNSTTTAVKTVTSSSSLKEIETADFDKTITAYPVPFRDRANIEFKSARSGNYAINLYDSTGKLIKELKAGKAKAGQLQSIEVEGRNLPNGMYFIRVVDSAGSRTVKLLKKE from the coding sequence ATGAAAGAACTTATTAACTATTCTACCGGAACGAGACGCGTTCAGGTTAAGAACCAACTGGCATCATGGCGTAATACCAGGGCATTGTTGGCAGCATTTTTTCTTTTTACTACCTCTGTAATAGCCCAGAACCCAAATCCTAAAGGGGTACCAGGTAAAGCCGGTGATTTTGAAATTGATGGGGATTTTATTTCGGGTAACTGTACTACTCCTACCTGTGTTTCAACGGGCATAGACTGGAGAAGTGTATTGAAGCAGACCACTCCTCCATCTGGTTATGCTATACCTGGAGAAACTAATGTGGCTAACGAAAATGCAATTTGGATAGTGGATGGAAATAGTGGCTCTGGTGTGATTGCAAGTAACATAGAGGTAGAGACTTTTGCTGGTACCAGTAACAAAAATGGCAATTTTATTGCACCTGGCCAAAGCCCGTATTCAATAGATACTTCAAATCCCAGTGCCCCGCAAAAAAATGACCTAACCAATATTTATGTCCGATCAAAAGAAGTTAGCGGTGATACTTGGTTGCATATGGGTGCAGAAACCCGTTCGGTTGATGGTACAAGTTACCTTGATTTTGAATATAACCAGGCGGGTATTTCAAAAACTACCACTCAGATGTTTGGACCAGCATCACTAGCAACTACTGGCGGCCGGACACCTAGAGTTGGAACTGTTGCAGGCGACTTACTATTTGTAGTTGATTTTTCTAAAGGCGGTAATACACCTATTCCTTTAGTATTTGAATGGCAGCAAGTAACCAAAGCTAATAAAACTACATATGCTTGGGTGAATATACCTATACCTGCAGGTTTAGCCTATATAGTTACTAATGGGAATGATGTAGAGCCAGCAGGAGATAATACTGCCTTTGCAGGAGATGGCTCTGCTTCTAACACTACCATGGCGCTGCAGTTTGTAGAAATGGGTGTAAACCTGACAGATTTGTTTGGCACTTTTGACCCTTGTTCACCGGATGCTACTATGCTGGTAAAAACCCGTACTTCATCTTCGTACACCAGCGAGTTGAAAGACTTTAGTTTATTTAATTTTGCTATAGTACCTCCAGCACTGATGCAGGACATAGATCCTGTGGCTGTATGTCCTGGTGAAGATGCTTTATTTGTAGCAACTGTTTCAGGATCTGGTGCTTCTGGAGCAAATATTGACTGGTATAAAGTTGTAACGCCGGATGATCCAAATACAATGGCTAATGAGGAAGTATTGTCCAGTGAGCTTGTAACTGGTGGCAGAATAACAATTACTACAGCTGCTTTATCCAGTACATTGGCTATTGCCGATGTAGAAGCTGGTGATGCTGGCACCTACAAGGCTGTTTTAACTGGAGCTACATGCGGTGCGCCTTTTGAGTATACTACACTTACAATTAATACTATAGATGATCCGATAGTGACACTTCTTGAGCCAAGTATTTGCGATTCCCGACCAACTGGTACATTAAGTGTTTGTAATCCACTTGTTGGTGCCGATTATTATCTCGAGCAACTGGACGAAAATGGTGATCCGGTTTCAACATACAATCAATCAAAATTGGATTATGCAAGTGGAACGTTAATATTTACAGGATTGGTAGCAGGTTATCCATTCAGGCTTACAGTTAGAAAAGATGGTTGCGAAGCGGTAGCTACCTGCGATGATATAGTGACAACATGTCCTACAGCTTTAGCTCCTAACTCAACCACTACTGCTGTTAAGACTGTAACTTCTTCAAGCTCACTTAAAGAGATTGAGACAGCTGATTTTGATAAAACCATCACCGCCTATCCGGTTCCATTCCGAGACAGAGCCAACATTGAATTTAAATCAGCGCGAAGCGGTAACTATGCTATCAATCTGTATGATAGTACTGGTAAACTGATCAAAGAATTAAAAGCTGGTAAAGCAAAAGCTGGTCAGTTGCAAAGTATAGAAGTGGAAGGCAGAAACTTACCGAACGGCATGTACTTTATACGCGTGGTAGATAGTGCAGGCTCACGCACTGTAAAACTGTTGAAAAAAGAATAA
- the pnuC gene encoding nicotinamide riboside transporter PnuC: MIILNDILAVPSIFSVVAVVDLTQVWVQFVSGMIQTSLLEYVAVIAGIVSVWYSRKEDILVYPIGLVSTIIYVYLSFKYHLIGEASVNIYYSVLSIYGWYLWAKRNNQQEHVLQITFSTPKMWAWQLTFFAVLYVVIYFSLVYLKGAFYPGVIPWGDAFASATAYTGMWLMARKKVESWYWWIGTNIASIPLYFVKGLVFTSVFYFVLLVMAFWGLVEWQRRARAARQQTIVVL, encoded by the coding sequence ATGATAATTCTAAATGATATCCTTGCTGTGCCTTCCATATTTTCTGTGGTCGCTGTAGTTGACCTTACCCAGGTTTGGGTGCAATTTGTGAGCGGCATGATCCAGACGTCGCTGTTAGAATATGTAGCGGTTATAGCAGGCATAGTTAGCGTGTGGTATTCGCGTAAAGAGGATATCCTGGTTTACCCGATCGGCCTTGTCAGTACAATTATTTACGTGTACCTCAGCTTTAAATACCACCTGATAGGGGAGGCAAGTGTTAACATTTATTACTCTGTTCTGAGCATATATGGCTGGTACCTTTGGGCCAAACGCAATAATCAGCAGGAACATGTTCTGCAAATTACTTTCTCTACTCCTAAAATGTGGGCATGGCAACTTACCTTTTTCGCGGTGCTGTATGTGGTTATTTATTTTAGCCTGGTTTACCTGAAAGGGGCTTTTTACCCGGGAGTAATACCGTGGGGCGATGCATTTGCCAGTGCCACCGCTTACACTGGCATGTGGCTGATGGCACGCAAGAAAGTAGAAAGCTGGTACTGGTGGATCGGCACCAACATTGCCTCCATACCATTATACTTTGTGAAAGGGTTGGTATTTACCTCTGTGTTTTACTTTGTGCTCCTGGTAATGGCATTCTGGGGTTTGGTAGAATGGCAGAGAAGAGCCAGGGCAGCCAGGCAGCAAACTATAGTTGTCTTGTAG
- a CDS encoding rhodanese-like domain-containing protein has protein sequence MDEITAPELKQRLAHGHKLQLLDVREPVEFEICNLGGDLIPLGKLPKQTERIRRDIPVVVICHHGFRSAQAINFLSQRFGYDNLLNLKGGIHAWAIQVDPEMAVY, from the coding sequence ATGGATGAAATTACTGCCCCGGAGTTAAAACAGCGTCTGGCCCATGGGCATAAACTGCAGCTACTGGATGTAAGAGAGCCTGTTGAGTTCGAGATTTGTAACCTGGGTGGCGATCTTATCCCTTTGGGCAAGCTTCCAAAACAAACCGAGCGCATTCGCCGGGATATACCGGTTGTTGTTATTTGCCACCATGGTTTCCGGAGCGCCCAGGCTATAAATTTCCTGAGTCAGCGCTTTGGCTACGACAACCTGCTGAACCTGAAAGGCGGCATCCACGCCTGGGCAATACAGGTAGATCCTGAAATGGCTGTATACTAA